Proteins from a single region of Sandaracinaceae bacterium:
- a CDS encoding AEC family transporter: MLAALTDLFGVVAPVFVIAAIGYGWVKAGGAFDHAATSRLVLQLGVPAMVFHSLVRLTVPADVLLRMAGLATAAMLGFAVLGYALLRALRLPAHTYLGPLVFSNSGNVGLPVCLFAFGDQGLALAMAYFAVSSTAHVVLGGPLFAGQFSWRPLVQSPLTWTVVVTVLLLWLRVPIPLWVLASTKLLGDFAIPLMLLTLGASLSTMHAANVGRALRLSFARIAIGAGVAFALCAVFEIRGLTRQVLVMESAMPVGVLNYLFAQRYGRAPGQLASIVLISTLMAMVTIPALLYVVR, from the coding sequence ATGCTCGCTGCGCTCACGGATCTGTTCGGCGTCGTCGCGCCCGTGTTCGTGATCGCGGCGATCGGCTACGGGTGGGTCAAGGCCGGGGGCGCGTTCGACCACGCGGCCACGTCGCGCCTGGTGCTCCAGCTGGGCGTACCGGCCATGGTGTTTCACAGCCTGGTGCGGCTGACGGTCCCGGCCGACGTGCTGCTGCGCATGGCGGGGCTTGCGACCGCGGCCATGCTCGGCTTCGCCGTGCTGGGCTACGCGCTGCTTCGGGCGCTGCGGCTCCCGGCCCACACCTACCTTGGTCCGCTGGTGTTCTCCAACTCGGGCAACGTGGGTCTCCCCGTGTGCCTCTTCGCGTTCGGCGACCAGGGCCTGGCGCTCGCCATGGCCTACTTCGCGGTGAGCTCCACGGCGCACGTGGTGCTGGGCGGGCCGCTGTTCGCCGGGCAGTTCTCGTGGCGTCCGCTGGTGCAGTCCCCGCTCACGTGGACGGTGGTCGTCACGGTGCTGCTGCTCTGGCTGCGCGTGCCCATCCCTCTCTGGGTGCTCGCCAGCACCAAGCTCCTGGGCGACTTCGCCATCCCGCTCATGCTGCTCACGCTGGGGGCGTCGCTCTCCACCATGCACGCCGCCAACGTGGGGCGCGCGCTGCGGCTGTCCTTCGCGCGCATCGCGATCGGCGCGGGTGTGGCGTTCGCGCTGTGCGCGGTGTTCGAGATCCGTGGGCTCACCCGACAGGTGCTGGTGATGGAGTCGGCCATGCCCGTGGGCGTGCTCAACTACCTCTTCGCGCAGCGCTACGGCCGGGCCCCTGGGCAGCTGGCGAGCATCGTGCTCATCAGCACGCTGATGGCGATGGTGACCATCCCTGCGCTGCTCTACGTCGTGCGCTGA
- a CDS encoding transposase yields the protein MSFSARAAPSGASTHEYRPRDPTTGPLHQLLRESLSSYFASREARPPPAFVAKALRGYLRCGVLVHGFARFRCDDCAQSRLVALSCKQRAFCPRCIGRRMADQARHLVQHVLPPVRTRQWVLSFPHELRWHMAFDHDLTLAVWRVARRAIDAFYKARARRVGPPGHNDDAQSGSIMAIQRFGGALNLNVHFHAVYLDGAFVERSDGTLRFLEALPPTASELEALVADIKARVTRLVQQRGLAEPENDHARTLLLPGMGELYSDGVLNRGAWRVRTHDPRGPNAFMRRKAHEEGFDLDAHVTVRPGARAELERLVRYILRPPLKEERLTLHADSVVLELKTPWRDGTTHIRMSRARFIDRLAALVPPPAANTLLYGGILAANARLRPHAVSYQRPGVTVTKRARKTASALRPRNTAWAELMRHSFGLDVLACPHCGGRMRHVATVLSATGIRAILQHQGHPLPDPRAGPSPPTPGDIVFEPDEATQLDLFQDEYSQDASDHPW from the coding sequence GTGTCGTTCTCGGCCCGCGCGGCGCCCTCGGGCGCGTCAACACACGAGTATCGGCCCCGTGACCCGACCACCGGGCCCCTGCACCAGCTCTTGCGCGAAAGCCTCTCGTCCTACTTCGCCTCGCGCGAGGCTCGCCCGCCGCCGGCCTTCGTGGCCAAGGCCCTGCGCGGCTATCTGCGCTGCGGCGTGCTCGTCCATGGTTTTGCGCGCTTTCGCTGCGACGACTGCGCGCAGAGTCGGCTGGTGGCCCTCAGCTGCAAACAACGGGCCTTCTGCCCGCGTTGCATTGGCCGCCGCATGGCCGATCAAGCCAGGCACCTGGTGCAGCACGTGCTCCCACCGGTACGCACCCGGCAGTGGGTGCTCTCGTTTCCGCACGAGCTCCGCTGGCACATGGCCTTCGACCACGACCTCACCCTGGCCGTCTGGCGCGTCGCCCGGCGGGCAATCGACGCGTTCTACAAGGCCCGCGCCCGCCGCGTGGGCCCACCCGGCCACAACGACGACGCCCAGTCCGGCAGCATCATGGCCATCCAGCGCTTTGGCGGCGCCCTGAACCTCAACGTCCACTTTCACGCCGTGTACCTGGATGGCGCCTTCGTCGAACGCAGCGACGGAACCCTGCGCTTCTTGGAAGCGCTCCCACCCACGGCGAGCGAGCTCGAGGCGCTGGTGGCCGACATCAAGGCGCGCGTCACGCGCTTGGTCCAGCAGCGCGGCCTGGCTGAGCCTGAAAACGACCACGCGCGCACCCTCCTGCTCCCGGGGATGGGCGAGCTCTACAGCGACGGGGTGCTCAACCGGGGCGCCTGGCGCGTGCGCACCCACGACCCCCGCGGCCCCAACGCGTTCATGCGCCGAAAGGCCCATGAAGAAGGCTTCGACCTCGACGCTCACGTCACGGTCCGTCCCGGCGCCCGCGCCGAGCTCGAGCGCCTGGTCCGCTACATCCTTCGGCCGCCGCTCAAAGAAGAACGCCTCACCCTGCACGCCGACAGCGTCGTCCTCGAGCTCAAGACCCCCTGGCGCGACGGCACCACCCACATCCGCATGAGCCGCGCGAGGTTCATCGACCGCCTCGCCGCCCTGGTCCCCCCGCCCGCCGCCAACACCCTCCTGTACGGCGGCATCCTCGCCGCAAACGCGCGCCTGCGCCCCCACGCCGTGAGCTATCAGCGCCCCGGCGTCACCGTCACCAAGCGCGCGCGGAAGACCGCGTCCGCCCTGCGCCCGCGCAACACCGCCTGGGCCGAGCTGATGCGCCATAGCTTCGGCTTGGACGTCCTCGCCTGCCCCCACTGCGGCGGCCGCATGCGACACGTCGCCACGGTCCTCAGCGCCACCGGCATCCGCGCCATCCTCCAACATCA